Proteins encoded in a region of the Homo sapiens chromosome 20, GRCh38.p14 Primary Assembly genome:
- the C20orf144 gene encoding uncharacterized protein C20orf144, producing MGNYSSHKRTKAPKQARKERPADMDKAWWKSFLNHLTRKKPATRIVLILPLDKRQPLANAGQRIDYASGAGLGSPAAPRLRGAGEGSEREPRMPVLLLLRRQEARRPEEGGARAALSWPRLLSRFRSPGKAPREAGPAEEQPRKRCRCPRPQL from the exons ATGGGAAACTATAGTTCCCACAAAAGGACCAAAGCACCCAAGCAGGCCCGCAAGGAGAGGCCGGCTGACATGGACAAGGCCTGGTGGAAATCGTTCCTCAACCACCTCACTCGGAAGAAGCCGGCT ACCAGGATCGTGCTGATTCTCCCCCTGGACAAGCGGCAGCCGCTGGCCAACGCTGGGCAACGGATTGACTACGCGTCCGGCGCTGGGCTGGGCTCCCCGGCGGCACCCAGATTGCGCGGAGCGGGCGAAGGTAGCGAGCGCGAGCCGAGGATGCCGGTACTGCTGCTGCTGCGGCGGCAAGAGGCGCGGCGGCCGGAAGAGGGCGGGGCCAGGGCAGCTCTGAGCTGGCCGCGGCTGCTCTCGCGCTTCCGGTCCCCGGGGAAGGCTCCCCGCGAAGCCGGCCCCGCCGAGGAGCAGCCGCGCAAACGGTGCCGCTGCCCTCGCCCGCAGCTTTAA
- the ACTL10 gene encoding actin-like protein 10, whose translation MASTALLALCSTGAFSGLAVEAGAGVCHATPIYAGHSWHQATFRLNVAGSTLSRYLRDLLVAANPDLLQQALPRKAITHLKKRSCYVSLDFEGDLRDPARHHPASFSVGNGCCVCLSSERFRCPEPIFQPGLLGQAEQGLPALAFRALQKMPKTLRTRLADTVVLAGGSTLFPGFAERLDKELEAQCRRHGYAALRPHLVAKHGRGMAVWTGGSMVASLHSFQRRWITRAMYQECGSRLLYDVFN comes from the coding sequence ATGGCTAGCACCGCGTTGCTGGCGCTCTGCTCCACCGGCGCGTTCAGCGGGCTGGCCGTGGAGGCGGGCGCGGGCGTGTGCCACGCCACGCCCATCTACGCGGGTCACTCGTGGCACCAGGCCACCTTCCGACTGAACGTGGCAGGCAGCACCCTGTCGCGCTACCTGCGGGATCTGCTGGTGGCGGCGAACCCTGACCTCTTGCAGCAGGCCCTGCCCCGCAAGGCCATCACACATCTCAAGAAGCGCAGCTGCTACGTGTCCCTGGACTTCGAGGGCGACCTCCGCGACCCCGCCCGCCACCATCCGGCCAGTTTCAGCGTGGGTAACGGGTGCTGCGTCTGCCTCAGCAGTGAGCGCTTCCGCTGCCCCGAACCCATCTTCCAGCCGGGCCTGCTGGGCCAGGCTGAGCAGGGGCTGCCCGCGCTGGCCTTCCGGGCGCTGCAGAAGATGCCCAAAACGCTGCGGACACGCCTGGCAGACACCGTGGTGCTAGCCGGCGGCTCCACACTGTTTCCTGGCTTCGCCGAGCGCCTGGACAAGGAGCTGGAGGCGCAGTGCCGGCGGCACGGCTACGCGGCCCTGCGGCCCCACCTGGTGGCCAAGCATGGGCGTGGCATGGCTGTGTGGACCGGCGGCTCCATGGTGGCCTCCCTGCACTCCTTCCAGCGCCGCTGGATAACTCGGGCCATGTACCAGGAGTGTGGCTCCAGGCTGCTGTACGATGTGTTCAACTGA
- the NECAB3 gene encoding N-terminal EF-hand calcium-binding protein 3 isoform X5, which produces MACAGLLTVCLLRPPAPQPQPQTPRHPQLAPDPGPAGHTLFQDVFRRADKNDDGKLSFEEFQNYFADGVLSLGELQELFSGIDGHLTDNLETEKLCDYFSEHLGVYRPVLAALESLNRAVLAAMDATKLEYERASKVDQFVTRFLLRETVSQLQALQSSLEGASDTLEAQAHGWRPRPCEPHFL; this is translated from the exons ATGGCGTGCGCGGGGCTGCTCACCGTGTGCCTGCTCCGGCCGCCCgcgccccagccccagccccagaccCCGCGGCACCCCCAGCTCGCGCCCGACCCGGGGCCCGCCGGACACACGCTCTTCCAGGAC GTTTTCCGCAGAGCAGACAAGAATG ATGATGGGAAGCTCTCATTTGAGGAATTCCAGAATTACTTTGCCGATGGGGTTCTCAGCCTGGGGGAGCTGCAGGAACTGTTCAGCGGCATTGATGGGCATCTCACCGA caatttagaaacagaaaaactgtGTG ACTACTTCTCAGAGCACCTGGGTGTCTACCGGCCGGTGCTGGCTGCATTGGAATCGCTGAACCGTGCAGTGCTCGCTGCCATGGATGCCACCAAGCTG GAGTACGAGAGGGCCTCCAAAGTGGACCAGTTTGTGACGCGCTTCCTGCTGCGGGAGACGGTGAGCCAGCTGCAAGCCCTTCAGAGCTCGCTGGAGGGGGCGTCAGATACCCTGGAGGCCCAGGCCCATGGCTGGCG TCCTCGGCCCTGTGAGCCTCACTTCCTCTAG